The Oscillospiraceae bacterium genome includes the window GCCTGCAAGGCGATGTTTTCATCGTGCGTGACGATGATCAGAGTTTGATTGTATTTTTGATTGCTAAGTTTTAGCAAATTGATGATTTCCTGCCTATTTTGACTGTCTAAATTTCCAGTGGGTTCGTCGGCCAACATGACCATGGGGGCGTTCATCAGTGCCCGGCCAATGGACACGCGCTGTTGTTGGCCGCCCGAGAGCTGATTTGGGAGATGTGTGCGGCGCTCGGACAAACTGAGCAGTCGCAAAAGCTCGTTTAGCCGCTCCTGATTGACTTCACGCTGGTCCATCAGTACGGGCAATGTGATGTTTTCCACCACGTTCAAGGTTGGAATAAGATTGTAAAACTGATAGATGAGCCCCACCTGTCGCCTGCGGAATATAGCCAGTTTCTCGCTGTTCTGGGCGTATATATCCTGGCCGTCAAGGTACACCTTGCCGCTGGTCGGTACGTCCACGCCGCCAATGATGTGCAGCAGGGTGGATTTTCCAGATCCGCTCGACCCGATGATCGCCGCAAATTCCCCTTTTTCCACCGTGAGCGAAACATGGTCGAGCGCTGCGACTTGATTTTCGCCATTGCCGTAGATCTTGCACAAATTTTCAATCTTCAAAAGTTCCATAGAGATACCCCGCCTTTCTGAATCCGGGCGCCTTCATCGCATCTGCCGAAAGAGTCCGGCGCCGCGCCGGGCGAGTGGTGTGAGAGGCGCCCATGCAAGTACTATACCACTGTCAAATGACACGGCGGTGACTTTCAGATGACACATCCGTCACTTTGGGAAACCGTATGGCAAACACCGCGCCGCCCCGCGGGTGGTTTTTGGCGGCGATCGTCCCATCCTGCCGTGTGATGATCATTTTGCACAGGGCCAATCCAATCCCATACCCCATTGTATTTGTACTTTTTCCGCGATAAAATCGGTCAAATAAGCGCGGTAGATCCTCTTTTTCAAACCCTGCACCGCTGTCGCGAATAACAAGTTCGGTAAATAGGGTGTTGTCTGCACAAGTGATCTCGATCTTGCCGTTTTCGCCCGCACTTTCCATACAATTTTTCAAGATATTTTGCACGGCCTCGGAGAGCCAGCCCCGGTCGCCCTGTATCGTGGCGTCTTCCGGCACATCCGTTTGCAAATCGATGCCGCGCAGTTCCATGGGAATGGCCAACGGGCGCAGCGCGG containing:
- a CDS encoding ABC transporter ATP-binding protein gives rise to the protein MELLKIENLCKIYGNGENQVAALDHVSLTVEKGEFAAIIGSSGSGKSTLLHIIGGVDVPTSGKVYLDGQDIYAQNSEKLAIFRRRQVGLIYQFYNLIPTLNVVENITLPVLMDQREVNQERLNELLRLLSLSERRTHLPNQLSGGQQQRVSIGRALMNAPMVMLADEPTGNLDSQNRQEIINLLKLSNQKYNQTLIIVTHDENIALQADRIIGISDGKIVRDERIRS